Genomic window (Verrucomicrobiia bacterium):
CGTTCATCTCCGGTGCCGGAATCACCGTGCTGGCGCAATCGTCCAGTGCGACGACGCTCGCCACCATTGGTTTCGTCAGCGCGGGCATTCTCACCTTCTCGCAATCCATTGGAATCATCCTCGGCGCGAGTCTGGGCACGACCAGCACGGGTTGGTTGGTGGCGTTGGCCGGCTTGAAATTTGGAATTGGAAAACTGGCGTTTCCGTTGGTGGGGTTGGGCGCGGTATTGCGGCTGGTGATGCGCGGTCGCAAAGCCGGCGTCGCTTTGGCGTTGGCCGGTTTTGGAGTGATGTTCATGGGCATTGACATCTTGCAGACCGGTTTAATTCCGCTCTCAACCTCCTTTTCACCGGCGGACCTGCCACGGGGAACGATCCTCGCCCGAGCTTTGTTGGTGGGCGCCGGCATCGTGTTGACCGTCTTCACGCAATCCTCGGCGACGGCGGTGGCGATGACGTTGACCGCCTTTCATTCCGGCATGATTGATCTGGATCAGGGCACGGCGTTGGTCATCGGCGCGAGCATCGGCACCACGTCCACCTCGGCTTTGGTGGCGATTGGCGCCACGGCATCCGTCAAACGCACGGCACTGGCCCACATCTTATTCAGTCTGGCGGCGGGGCTGCTGGCGTTTCTCATCGCGCCGCTGTTTCTCTGGGCGACGCACCGGATCGAAGTTCAGTTCAACCTTCAATTCGGCGCGGTGATTTTGGCGGCGTTTCATTCCGGGTTCACGCTGTTGGCCGGGTTGTTATTCCTCCCTAAAGTGTCGGCGTTTAGCGCCTTTGTGGAACGGCTGATCCCTGAGCGCGGTCCGATTTTGACGCGACATCTCGACGCCTCGCTGGTGGAAGTGCCTGAAGTGGCCATTGAAGCCGTGCGTCGCACGTTGCGGGAGGCTTTCACTGAAATTCTCGCCACCCTGGATCGCGCCATTACGCAGAACATCCGACCCAACGCGGAACGATTGACCACCGTTCTGACTGCGTTGCAGGAAACCCGACGTTTCCTCGGCCTGATCACCTTCTCCGCCACCCCCGCCGATCATCAAAACACCCGCGCGTCCATTTTCCATGCGCTGGATCATTTGTTCCGCCTGGCAGTGGCCGCGAAGGATGATTTTGAACCCGACACGTTCGGCGATGAACCGAGAGTGCAGGAATCCAAGCGGATGGTGATGGAACTGTTGGCGCTGGCGCAAACCGCGCAGCAAGGTCAGTCCTCGGTTCGCTTTGATGAGCAATTGCAACGCCCGTCACAAATTCTTGCCGAACGGCGTCGCCGCGGCCGCGCCACCTTGTTGGAAGAGAGCGCGCGCGGCGTCATCGAATCCGATCAGGCCTTGCGCGCGCTTGATGGTCTGCGACAACTGGACACCATCGGCTACCACATCTGGCGCACCGTGCATCATTTGAACATCGAAGCCAGCAATCAGGATGACAGCGACGAGGCGGCTGAGGATCCGGACAAGTTCCAAGTGGATTGAGCGACACCAAACTTGGGTGATCCCCGCTATTCCGCCGCCGCCGTGTGGGTGTATTCCTGCCAGCCGCCACCCAGCGCTTGATACAGATTGATCAGGTTGAACCCGTGAGCGTAGCGCGCGCGAATCAGATTTTGCTGCGCGCTATAAAGCGCCTGTTGCGCGGTCAACACATTCAGATAGCTGTCCACCCCGTGACGAAAACGGGCATCAGCCAGTTCAAACCGGCGTTGCTCGGCTTGGACCAACGCCTGATTGGCAGCGAGCTGTGTCTGGATCGTCTTTTGCGCGGCCAGCGCGTCGGCCACTTCGCGGAAGGCGGTTTGAATGGCTTGCTGATAATTCTGCACCTCGATCAATTTGCTTACTTTGGACGCGTCCAAACCCGCTCGCATGGTGCCGATGGCGAAAATCGGCCATTGTAGTTGTGGCGCAAAACTCCACACCCGCGATCCGGGCACAAACAGATTTTCCAAATCCGTGCTGGAGAAACCGGCCGAACCGGTGAGCGTTATGGTCGGGAAGAACGCCGCGCGCGCCGCGCCGATGACGGCGTTGGCCGCCTTCAATTCGTGTTCCGCCGCCAGAATGTCGGGACGGCGCTGCAACAAATCGGATGGCAACCCGGCGGGCACGTTGGGAAAGCCGAGCTGTTCCTCGAATGGCGCCGCGGGAGGCAAATCCGCGGGCAACGGCTGGCTCAACAAAAAGACCAGGTAATTTTCCTGTTGCGCCAATTGCTGCTCGAAGCCGGCCATATTGGCGCGGGCGGTTTCCACCTGCGCCTCCGTCATGCGGAAATCCAGTTCGGAAACCGTGCCGACGTCGTAGCTGGCCTTGGTCAGATCGTAAGCGCGCTGAACGGCCGCCAGAGTTTGCTGAGCCACCGCGAGTTGCTCCATCAGCTCGCGTCGCGTTAAATACGCGCCGCTGACTTCGGCGATCAACGCGATCTGCGCGCTGCGCTGTGTTTCCTCAGCGGCGAAATATCTTTCCAACGCCTCGCCTTTGAGACTGCGTACGCGGCCGAACAAATCCAACTCGTAACTGGCCATTCCGAGATTGGCGTAATACTGACTGTAAGTCACCGGCCCCGTGGTGCCCGCAAACCCGTTGACCGCGCGCTGGCGCGAACCACCGGCGTTGAGATTCACCACCGGAATCAGTTCGTTGCGTTGAATCCGATATCGCGCTTGATACGCCGCCACGTTCAACATGGCGAGCCGCAGATTGGAATTATTCGTCAAGGCCACTTCCAGCAAACGCTGCAATTGAGCGTCGCGAAAGAAATCCCGCCAGCCGATGTCGGCCGTCACCAGTTCGTTGCTGGAACTGCCGGTCGCCAGTCCGGGCTGCGGCCAAGCATCGGCGACGGTGGGTTGCGGGCGTTCGTACCGCGGCGTCATGGTGCAGCCCACCAATCCGACCACCATTACCAAACCGAGTAGCAATTTATTCATGATGATCGTCTCCTTCCACTGCCGTCGCTGCTGCCGCCGGGGGCGGCGTGGGCGCGGCCTTTCTGCGTCGGAAAATTCGGCGTACCACAACGTAGAATACCGGCACTAGAAAGATGGCCAGAACGGTCGCGGTAATCATGCCGCCCACGACTCCCGTGCCGATGTCGTGGCGGCTGGCCGCGCCGGCGCCCGTGCTCAACGCGAGTGGCAAGACTCCCAGAATAAACGCGAGCGAAGTCATCAGGATCGGGCGCAACCGTTGCCGCGAAGCCAGCAGCGTTGCTTCGACCAAATCATGTCCTTCCGCTTCCAGGTCCTTGGCGAATTCGACAATGAGGATGGCGTTCTTGGCGGACAACCCGATGATGACCAGCAAGCCGACTTTGAAAAACACGTCGTTCGGTAGGCCGCGCAACTCGGCACCGAGCAGCGCGCCCAAAATGCCGAGCGGGACTACCAGCATGACGGAGAAGGGAATGGACCAGCTTTCGTACAGCGCCGCCAGCGCCAAGAATACGACCAACATGGAAAGCACCAGCAACATGGGCGCTTGCTTGGAGGAGAGCAATTGCTCGAAGGATTGCCCCGTCCATTCGTAGCCGATGCCCTCCGGCAATTGTTTCGCCAGCCGCTCCATGGCGTCCATGGCTTGGCCAATGCTCACGCCCGGTGGCGCTGAACCGATGATTTCCAGGGACGGAAACCCATTGTAATGTTGCAGTGCCGGCGAACCATAAATCCACCGCGTGGAAACCAGTTCCGCCAGCGGTACCATCGTGCCATTTCGACTGCGCACGTAGGTGCCTCCCATGTCCTGCGGTAGCATCCGATACGGCGCATCCAATTGCGCGATCACACGTTGCACGCGGTTGCCGTTGACGAAGTTGTTGATGTAATAGGAGCCGAAAGCCGTGGTCAGCGTGGCGTTCAAATCCGCCAGTGAAACGCCTAGGGCTTCGGCCTTGGTTTGATCCACGTCCACCTTGAGTTGCGGGGTGTCTTCCAACGCCTGCATTTGCAACTGCGTGATGTGCGGGTCCTTTGCCGCCAACGCGAACAACTGCTCCTTGGCTTCCATCAACCGGGCGTGGCCAAGTCCCGCCTGATCCTGCAATTCAAAATCGAAACCGGAAGCGACGCCCAACTCCGGGATCGGAGGGGGATTGAGCGGGAAAATGATCGCACCGGGAATCTTGCTGAAGACGGCGAAAGCGCGGTTGATGAGTGATTGCACCGAATGTTCCGCGCCCGGGCGATCCCGCCACGGTTTCAGGCGCACCCAGGAAATCCCCGCGTTCTGGCCCTGACCGCTGAAACTGAAACCCGCGACCGCAATCATGTCCTCGACCTCTGGTTGCGCGAGGTAGAATTGCTCCATCTCTTCCAGCACGGCCAGCGCGCGTTCCGTCGAGGCGCCGACGGGCAGGACCACGTTGGTAATGAGATACCCTTGATCTTCCGAAGGCAAAAACGCCGAGGGTAATTTCCAGAACAGCCAGACCACGACCGCGACGATACCGGCGTAGAGCAGCAGATAACGCGGCGCGCGTCTTAAGATGCGGGCGACGCGACCTTCGTAGCGATGGGTGGCCGCATTGAATTTACGGTTGAACCAACCCCAGAAGCCCCGCTTCTCAACGTGGTGGCCCGCCTGCACCGATTTCAGCAACGCGGCGCACAAGGCGGGTGTCAGCGACATCGCGAGAAACACGGAGAAAACCATGGACGCGACCAGCGTCAGCGAGAATTGCCGGTAAATCGCTCCAACCGAGCCGCCGAAGAAAGCCATTGGAATAAAGACCGCCGTCAACACCAGCGAGATGGCAATCAACGCGCCGGTGATTTGATCCATCGCTTTGCGCGTGGCTTCGCGTGCGGGCAAGCCCTCCTCGCTCATGATGCGTTCGACGTTTTCGGTCACGACGATGGCGTCGTCCACCAGAATTCCGATGGCCAGCACCATGCCGAACATCGTCAGCACGTTGATGGAAAAGCCCATCGCGTACATGATGGCGAACGTTCCGAGCAGCGCCACCGGGATCACGATGGTGGCGATGAAGGCCGTGCGGATGCTTTGCAGGAAGAAATAGATGATCAAAAAGACCAGGAAGATGGCTTCAAGCAAAGTGATCACGACCTCCTTGATGGATTCCTGAATGAATTCCGTCGAGTCGTACGGGTAGGTGACTTTGATGCCGGGTGGAAAAAATTCCGAGAGTTGTTTGACGCGCTCCCGCACCGCGTCCGCCGTGGCCAGGGCGTTCGCTCCCGGCGCCAGCCGGATGCCAATCGCCGCCGCCGGACGACCGTTCACGCGGGTCTGCGTGACGTAA
Coding sequences:
- a CDS encoding efflux transporter outer membrane subunit, which encodes MNKLLLGLVMVVGLVGCTMTPRYERPQPTVADAWPQPGLATGSSSNELVTADIGWRDFFRDAQLQRLLEVALTNNSNLRLAMLNVAAYQARYRIQRNELIPVVNLNAGGSRQRAVNGFAGTTGPVTYSQYYANLGMASYELDLFGRVRSLKGEALERYFAAEETQRSAQIALIAEVSGAYLTRRELMEQLAVAQQTLAAVQRAYDLTKASYDVGTVSELDFRMTEAQVETARANMAGFEQQLAQQENYLVFLLSQPLPADLPPAAPFEEQLGFPNVPAGLPSDLLQRRPDILAAEHELKAANAVIGAARAAFFPTITLTGSAGFSSTDLENLFVPGSRVWSFAPQLQWPIFAIGTMRAGLDASKVSKLIEVQNYQQAIQTAFREVADALAAQKTIQTQLAANQALVQAEQRRFELADARFRHGVDSYLNVLTAQQALYSAQQNLIRARYAHGFNLINLYQALGGGWQEYTHTAAAE
- a CDS encoding efflux RND transporter permease subunit, yielding MSKFFIDRPVFAWVVSILIMLAGIMAISNLPVAQYPNVAPPSISITATYAGASAQTVQDTVTSVIEQRMNGLDRLLYMSSSSSGSGQATVTLYFESGTDPDIAQVQVQNKLQLAVPSLPMTVQQQGIVVTKSTRNYLMFFALSSTNNSMNSIELGNFIATTVLDPISRVTGVGEANLFGTEYAMRIWLNPEKLLEFQLTANDVIAAVQAQNAQVPVGQIGMLPAVKGQEINITLQGQTTLTTPEEFGNILLRVNSDGSRVHLRDVARVELAGAAYVTQTRVNGRPAAAIGIRLAPGANALATADAVRERVKQLSEFFPPGIKVTYPYDSTEFIQESIKEVVITLLEAIFLVFLIIYFFLQSIRTAFIATIVIPVALLGTFAIMYAMGFSINVLTMFGMVLAIGILVDDAIVVTENVERIMSEEGLPAREATRKAMDQITGALIAISLVLTAVFIPMAFFGGSVGAIYRQFSLTLVASMVFSVFLAMSLTPALCAALLKSVQAGHHVEKRGFWGWFNRKFNAATHRYEGRVARILRRAPRYLLLYAGIVAVVVWLFWKLPSAFLPSEDQGYLITNVVLPVGASTERALAVLEEMEQFYLAQPEVEDMIAVAGFSFSGQGQNAGISWVRLKPWRDRPGAEHSVQSLINRAFAVFSKIPGAIIFPLNPPPIPELGVASGFDFELQDQAGLGHARLMEAKEQLFALAAKDPHITQLQMQALEDTPQLKVDVDQTKAEALGVSLADLNATLTTAFGSYYINNFVNGNRVQRVIAQLDAPYRMLPQDMGGTYVRSRNGTMVPLAELVSTRWIYGSPALQHYNGFPSLEIIGSAPPGVSIGQAMDAMERLAKQLPEGIGYEWTGQSFEQLLSSKQAPMLLVLSMLVVFLALAALYESWSIPFSVMLVVPLGILGALLGAELRGLPNDVFFKVGLLVIIGLSAKNAILIVEFAKDLEAEGHDLVEATLLASRQRLRPILMTSLAFILGVLPLALSTGAGAASRHDIGTGVVGGMITATVLAIFLVPVFYVVVRRIFRRRKAAPTPPPAAAATAVEGDDHHE
- a CDS encoding Na/Pi symporter — protein: MELQQQITLISQLLGGGGLFLLGVFLITDGLKTAAGDALRRVLVRFTAKPLAAFISGAGITVLAQSSSATTLATIGFVSAGILTFSQSIGIILGASLGTTSTGWLVALAGLKFGIGKLAFPLVGLGAVLRLVMRGRKAGVALALAGFGVMFMGIDILQTGLIPLSTSFSPADLPRGTILARALLVGAGIVLTVFTQSSATAVAMTLTAFHSGMIDLDQGTALVIGASIGTTSTSALVAIGATASVKRTALAHILFSLAAGLLAFLIAPLFLWATHRIEVQFNLQFGAVILAAFHSGFTLLAGLLFLPKVSAFSAFVERLIPERGPILTRHLDASLVEVPEVAIEAVRRTLREAFTEILATLDRAITQNIRPNAERLTTVLTALQETRRFLGLITFSATPADHQNTRASIFHALDHLFRLAVAAKDDFEPDTFGDEPRVQESKRMVMELLALAQTAQQGQSSVRFDEQLQRPSQILAERRRRGRATLLEESARGVIESDQALRALDGLRQLDTIGYHIWRTVHHLNIEASNQDDSDEAAEDPDKFQVD